A stretch of the Flavobacterium aquiphilum genome encodes the following:
- the surE gene encoding 5'/3'-nucleotidase SurE translates to MKNERPLILITNDDGVSAPGIRALIEIMATIGDVIIVAPDKPQSAMGHAITINDTLYLNKISKDSDTILEYSCSGTPVDCVKIAVHEILKRKPDLCVSGINHGSNSSINVIYSGTMSAAVEAGIEGIQAIGFSLLDYDWNADFEPIKSYVKTITLEVLKNKLPEGVILNVNFPKLKEEEIKGIKICRQANALWSEKFDKRQTPQGKDYYWLSGEFVNEDKGEDTDEWALKNGFISIVPVQFDLTAHHAIQNLTKRDWN, encoded by the coding sequence ATGAAAAATGAAAGGCCTTTAATACTAATTACAAATGACGATGGAGTTTCTGCTCCGGGCATAAGAGCATTGATCGAAATTATGGCGACAATAGGTGATGTAATTATTGTTGCTCCAGACAAACCTCAAAGCGCAATGGGTCACGCCATTACTATAAATGACACTTTATACCTTAATAAAATTTCTAAAGACTCGGATACTATTTTAGAATATAGCTGTTCCGGAACTCCCGTAGATTGTGTGAAAATAGCCGTTCACGAAATTCTGAAACGCAAACCCGACCTTTGTGTTTCGGGCATTAACCATGGATCAAATTCATCTATCAATGTAATTTACTCCGGAACGATGAGTGCCGCTGTCGAAGCCGGAATCGAAGGTATTCAAGCTATTGGTTTCTCTTTGCTGGATTATGATTGGAACGCCGATTTTGAACCAATCAAATCCTATGTTAAAACCATTACTCTCGAAGTCTTGAAAAACAAACTTCCCGAAGGTGTGATTTTGAACGTAAATTTTCCCAAATTAAAAGAGGAAGAAATTAAAGGAATCAAAATTTGCCGTCAGGCGAATGCTCTTTGGTCTGAAAAATTCGATAAGCGACAAACCCCGCAGGGAAAAGATTATTACTGGCTTAGCGGAGAATTCGTCAATGAAGACAAAGGCGAAGACACTGATGAATGGGCGCTTAAAAATGGTTTTATTTCCATTGTGCCCGTGCAATTTGACCTGACTGCACATCACGCTATACAAAACTTAACCAAAAGAGATTGGAATTAG